The Nicotiana tabacum cultivar K326 chromosome 14, ASM71507v2, whole genome shotgun sequence genome contains a region encoding:
- the LOC107828255 gene encoding protein PIN-LIKES 3: MSIEELFILALMPVLKTLLIAVVGLFLALDRISILTAEARHHLNNLVFYIFFPAICASGVIGSSTETGIFSLWFIPVSILITFLVGSALGWILVKITRAPRHLHGLVIGCCAGGNMGNLPVIIIPAICAEKNNPFGDSVTCTKNGMGYVTLSMGIGAIGIWSYVYKIIWAYGKRDDGDVSIYSKLRENQHGETSKESLDSITRALLPNSNSNFKDDEASAMIETKVSIPIIIEKKVKSLMEYVDLSVVFRPPTIATIVGIIIASVSPIQDIMVGDRAPLRFVESSVVLLGEAAIPSMTIIMGANLLRGFKRSGVGIWLLIGIIIVRFVFLPIIGVGVIIVAKNLGMVGSDPLYHFVILLQYAVPPAMAIGTITQLFEIGETECSVIMFWNYAVASIALTLWSTYFMWILS; this comes from the exons ATGAGCATTGAGGAATTGTTTATTCTGGCATTAATGCCTGTTCTGAAAACGCTCTTGATTGCTGTTGTCGGCTTATTTCTTGCCTTGGATCGTATTAGTATTTTGACTGCAGAAGCGCGGCACCATCTGAATAAT CTTGTATTCTATATCTTCTTTCCAGCGATTTGTGCTAGTGGTGTCATTGGTTCAAGTACAGAAACCGGCATATTTTCTTT GTGGTTCATCCCAGTGAGTATTCTTATTACATTTCTCGTTGGATCAGCTCTCGGGTGGATACTTGTCAAAATCACTAGAGCGCCTCGGCATTTGCATGGCCTTGTTATTGGTTGTTGCGCCGGAG GAAACATGGGGAACTTGCCTGTCATTATAATCCCAGCCATCTGTGCAGAAAAAAACAATCCATTTGGAGATTCGGTTACGTGCACTAAAAATGGAATGGGTTATGTTACCCTCTCTATGGGG ATAGGAGCTATTGGCATCTGGTCGTACGTATATAAAATCATATGGGCATATGGAAAGAGGGATGACGGCGATGTCTCAATCTACTccaaattaagagaaaatcagcATGGTGAAACATCAAAAGAATCCTTGGATAGTATTACGAGAGCACTACTTCCAAATAGTAACTCGAACTTCAAGGATGATGAAGCTTCAGCTATGATCGAAACTAAG gTTTCAATACCTATTATCATCGAGAAGAAGGTGAAATCGTTGATGGAATATGTCGACCTGAGTGTAGTTTTCAGACCGCCTACAATTGCAACG ATTGTTGGCATTATTATTGCTTCAGTCTCTCCCATCCAAGATATCATGGTTGGCGACCGTGCTCCGCTTCGTTTCGTTGAGAGTTCTGTTGTTTTGCTAGG GGAGGCAGCAATTCCATCCATGACTATAATAATGGGCGCAAATCTTCTAAGGG GTTTCAAGCGATCAGGAGTTGGTATTTGGCTTCTCATTGGGATCATTATAGTTCGATTCGTTTTCTTGCCTATCATCGGTGTTGGTGTTATTATAGTTGCAAAAAATCTCGGCATGGTGGGATCAGATCCTTTATATCACTTTGTTATTCTGCTGCAATATGCAGTTCCACCTGCAATGGCCATAG GTACTATCACACAGTTGTTCGAAATTGGGGAGACTGAATGTTCTGTTATCATGTTCTGGAATTACGCTGTGGCATCAATCGCGTTGACGCTTTGGTCAACCTATTTTATGTGGATCCTATCCTGA